The following coding sequences are from one Salinicoccus sp. Bachu38 window:
- the rpoD gene encoding RNA polymerase sigma factor RpoD, with translation MADKNVKTTDLKDVELFTSVEQVKNHLVEKGKTQGHLSHEEIADKLSSFELDADAMDEFFDEINEHDIQLINEKDSTDSDEKLNLHDMSAPPGVKINDPVRMYLKEIGRVDLLSAQEEIELAKKIEQGDDVAKSRLAEANLRLVVSIAKRYVGRGMLFLDLIQEGNMGLIKAVEKFDFSKGFKFSTYATWWIRQAITRAIADQARTIRIPVHMVETINKLIRVQRQLLQDLGREPTPEEIGEEMDLPAEKVREILKIAQEPVSLETPIGEEDDSHLGDFIEDQEAQSPSDHAAYELLKEQLEDVLDTLTDREENVLRLRFGLDDGRTRTLEEVGKVFGVTRERIRQIEAKALRKLRHPSRSKRLKDFMD, from the coding sequence ATGGCAGACAAAAACGTAAAGACAACCGATTTAAAAGATGTCGAACTGTTCACATCCGTAGAACAAGTCAAAAATCATCTGGTAGAGAAAGGGAAGACACAAGGTCATCTGTCCCACGAAGAGATCGCTGACAAACTGTCCAGTTTCGAACTCGACGCAGATGCAATGGACGAATTCTTTGATGAAATAAATGAGCACGATATCCAACTTATAAATGAAAAAGATTCAACAGACTCTGATGAAAAACTCAACCTTCACGATATGAGTGCACCTCCTGGAGTTAAAATAAACGACCCCGTAAGGATGTATCTCAAAGAGATCGGCCGGGTGGATCTTCTCAGTGCACAGGAAGAGATAGAACTTGCCAAGAAGATCGAGCAAGGCGACGATGTGGCGAAAAGCCGACTGGCAGAAGCCAACCTCCGTCTCGTTGTCAGCATTGCAAAAAGATACGTCGGTCGCGGCATGCTCTTCCTCGACCTGATCCAGGAAGGCAACATGGGTCTGATCAAAGCGGTCGAGAAGTTCGACTTCTCCAAGGGCTTCAAGTTCTCCACCTATGCCACATGGTGGATCAGACAGGCCATCACACGCGCCATCGCGGACCAGGCGAGGACCATCCGTATTCCGGTCCATATGGTGGAAACGATCAATAAGCTGATTCGGGTCCAGCGTCAGCTCCTCCAGGATCTGGGTCGTGAACCGACACCGGAAGAGATCGGTGAAGAGATGGATCTCCCAGCTGAAAAGGTCAGGGAAATCCTCAAGATTGCACAGGAGCCTGTTTCCCTTGAAACCCCAATCGGGGAAGAGGATGACAGCCATCTTGGAGATTTCATCGAGGACCAGGAAGCACAGAGCCCATCCGATCATGCTGCATATGAATTGCTGAAGGAGCAGCTCGAGGATGTACTCGATACACTCACAGACCGCGAGGAAAATGTTCTCAGACTCCGTTTCGGCCTGGATGATGGCAGGACAAGGACACTTGAGGAAGTGGGCAAAGTATTCGGAGTGACACGCGAACGTATCAGACAGATTGAAGCGAAAGCCCTCAGGAAGCTGAGGCACCCAAGCAGAAGCAAACGTCTCAAAGACTTCATGGATTGA
- a CDS encoding DEAD/DEAH box helicase codes for MSNAFKRFRFSEQMLNAIESINFSHPTLVQERVIPKVLKKENVVAQSETGSGKSHAFLLPIIHEINTEDTHTQAVILAPTRELAKQLHQMTLEVLRSFPEIRAAAFIGGTDIERDVQKASKSPHIVIGTPTRIKDLRDKGGLNLHSVERLVIDEADLMIDLGFLEQIDSISSTVSDSSQFLVFSATIPEALRIFLRKYIGETEIIIIDQPRNKASIHYSLVPVKGDDKSAKVLALTQNITPYIGLIFANSKERADELFEYLNSNGVNVGLFHGGLKPRERTKEIKKIRELEYVWVVASDLASRGLDIDGASHVINYDIPKDIEFFTHRVGRVGRGAYTGTAVTLYTPDEEYLVNALEAKGYQFIHEDIKKGELVEIKSRTERAKRKRKDSHLENQLSHRVKKPKKVKPGYRKKMKHELNTLKQQERMKHSKSRKKKR; via the coding sequence ATGAGTAACGCATTCAAAAGATTCAGGTTCAGCGAACAGATGCTGAATGCAATCGAAAGTATAAATTTTTCCCATCCGACCCTTGTACAGGAGCGTGTCATTCCGAAAGTCCTTAAAAAGGAGAACGTCGTGGCACAGTCTGAGACGGGCAGCGGCAAATCACACGCATTCCTCCTCCCAATCATACACGAAATCAACACGGAGGATACCCATACACAGGCTGTCATCCTGGCACCTACAAGGGAACTGGCCAAGCAGCTGCACCAGATGACACTTGAAGTATTGAGGTCCTTTCCTGAAATCAGGGCTGCCGCTTTCATCGGCGGCACGGATATCGAGCGGGATGTCCAAAAGGCATCCAAGTCTCCCCACATTGTAATCGGTACGCCGACAAGAATCAAAGATTTGAGGGACAAGGGCGGCCTCAATCTCCATTCTGTCGAAAGACTGGTCATCGACGAAGCCGACCTGATGATCGATCTCGGTTTCCTCGAGCAGATCGACAGCATCTCATCGACGGTCAGCGATTCCTCACAGTTCCTCGTCTTCTCGGCGACCATACCGGAAGCGCTCCGTATCTTCCTCAGGAAGTACATCGGAGAAACTGAAATCATCATCATCGATCAGCCGAGGAACAAGGCGTCCATCCATTACAGCCTGGTGCCTGTGAAAGGGGATGACAAGTCAGCCAAAGTACTGGCGCTGACACAGAACATCACGCCATACATCGGCCTGATATTTGCCAATTCCAAAGAACGTGCGGATGAACTCTTCGAATATCTCAACAGCAACGGCGTCAATGTCGGGCTCTTCCACGGGGGGCTCAAGCCGAGGGAGCGCACCAAGGAGATCAAGAAGATCCGTGAACTTGAATATGTATGGGTGGTCGCAAGCGACCTCGCGTCCCGCGGACTGGATATCGACGGGGCCTCCCATGTCATCAACTATGACATCCCGAAGGACATCGAATTCTTCACACACCGCGTCGGACGTGTGGGCAGGGGCGCCTATACAGGCACAGCAGTCACCCTCTATACGCCGGATGAGGAATACCTCGTCAATGCGCTGGAGGCCAAAGGCTATCAGTTCATCCATGAGGACATCAAAAAGGGCGAACTCGTCGAAATAAAATCAAGAACCGAACGGGCAAAGCGGAAACGGAAGGATTCGCACCTCGAGAACCAACTCTCACACAGGGTGAAGAAACCGAAGAAAGTCAAGCCGGGCTACAGGAAGAAAATGAAGCACGAACTCAACACCCTGAAGCAGCAGGAGCGGATGAAGCACTCGAAAAGCAGAAAGAAAAAAAGATAG
- a CDS encoding pyruvate, water dikinase regulatory protein yields MSKIKVIIASDSVGETGELVAKACLSQFNIDESDEVLIRYPYIESEENVDDVIDLAKSKNAIVVFTIITPDLRKYIKQELQAENVASVDIMGPLMNVLEGRTEEAPYYEPGRVHRLDEDYFKKIEAIEFAVKYDDGKDASGLDKADIVLIGVSRTSKTPLSQYLAHKKYKVMNVPLVPEVTPPKELYNVDPKKCVGLKINPTSLNKIRKERLAQLGLKDTASYANDQRIQEELDYFNEVIGKIGCPVIDVSEKAIEETANEILDYVEGRLDIKG; encoded by the coding sequence ATGTCTAAGATAAAAGTGATCATTGCCTCGGATTCCGTCGGGGAGACCGGCGAACTGGTGGCCAAGGCTTGCCTGTCGCAGTTCAATATCGATGAATCCGATGAAGTGCTGATCCGCTATCCATATATAGAATCGGAGGAGAATGTGGATGATGTCATCGACCTTGCCAAAAGCAAGAATGCCATCGTCGTATTCACAATCATCACCCCTGATCTCAGAAAATATATAAAACAGGAGCTGCAGGCGGAAAATGTCGCCTCGGTGGACATCATGGGACCACTGATGAATGTATTGGAAGGCCGGACTGAGGAGGCGCCATATTACGAGCCGGGACGTGTCCATCGTCTCGATGAGGACTATTTCAAGAAGATCGAGGCGATCGAGTTTGCGGTCAAGTACGATGATGGCAAGGATGCGAGCGGACTCGACAAGGCGGATATCGTCCTGATTGGTGTATCGAGAACGTCCAAGACGCCTCTCTCACAATATCTTGCCCATAAGAAGTACAAGGTGATGAACGTGCCGCTCGTACCCGAGGTCACGCCGCCGAAGGAGCTCTATAATGTGGATCCGAAGAAATGTGTCGGCCTGAAGATCAACCCGACTTCATTGAACAAGATAAGAAAGGAAAGGCTTGCCCAGCTCGGCCTCAAGGATACGGCAAGCTATGCCAATGATCAGAGGATCCAGGAGGAGCTGGATTACTTCAACGAAGTGATCGGAAAAATTGGCTGTCCGGTCATCGATGTATCGGAAAAGGCGATTGAAGAAACCGCAAACGAAATTTTGGATTATGTCGAAGGAAGACTCGACATCAAAGGATGA
- a CDS encoding metal ABC transporter permease — MIQALLEYDFIRYSFISGLVAGLIAPLIGTFIVIRRLSLIADALSHVTLGGITFGVYLSSLIGMTINPLITGIIFSILGALGIERLRTVYRHYQELAIPIIMSFGVALSVLFLSLADGFNQDLFGYLFGSISAVSSIDLILISVIGIIVLIFIYLLYKEMFLVSFDEEYANVMNINKWIHFMFIIVVALVISASMRIVGILLVSALMTLPVASAMRVTSSFRQLMIMSVIFGEFAVIAGLFMSFHLDISPGGTIVLVSLAILAATIILDRIGVKRRGEPIDSV, encoded by the coding sequence ATGATTCAGGCACTGCTAGAATACGACTTCATCCGCTATTCATTCATCAGTGGTCTGGTCGCCGGCCTGATTGCCCCCCTGATCGGCACTTTCATCGTCATCAGAAGGCTGTCATTGATTGCGGATGCACTCAGCCACGTCACTCTGGGCGGCATTACATTTGGAGTCTATCTGTCATCGCTGATCGGAATGACCATCAATCCACTTATTACAGGCATCATCTTCTCCATTCTCGGTGCTCTTGGCATCGAGCGTCTGCGCACGGTCTACAGACATTATCAGGAACTTGCCATACCGATCATCATGAGCTTCGGGGTGGCTCTCAGTGTACTGTTCCTGTCGCTCGCTGACGGATTCAACCAGGACCTGTTCGGATACCTCTTTGGAAGTATCAGCGCAGTAAGCAGTATCGACCTGATTCTGATCTCCGTCATCGGCATCATTGTCCTCATCTTCATCTATCTGCTGTACAAGGAGATGTTCCTTGTCTCCTTCGATGAAGAGTATGCGAATGTCATGAACATCAACAAATGGATCCACTTCATGTTCATCATCGTCGTGGCTCTCGTCATCAGTGCTTCAATGCGGATCGTCGGCATACTGCTTGTCAGTGCCCTGATGACGTTGCCGGTGGCGTCAGCGATGCGCGTCACCTCGAGCTTCCGGCAGCTGATGATCATGAGTGTCATATTCGGTGAATTCGCGGTCATCGCCGGACTGTTCATGAGTTTCCACCTCGACATATCCCCAGGGGGGACGATCGTACTCGTTTCGCTGGCCATTCTGGCGGCGACCATAATTCTCGACCGTATAGGAGTGAAAAGACGTGGAGAACCAATTGACTCAGTATAA
- the dnaG gene encoding DNA primase, whose translation MRIPDETVEAVKQGTDITELVSSYIKLEKRGRNYVGLCPFHNEKTPSFTVSPDKQICHCFGCKKGGNVLQFYMEVENVSFADAVRKLGKPLGIEIAATEQVANDSEMQLIRIHEYLTDLYHHILMHTKEGEGALKYLEDRGFSGDIIRKEKIGIAPDMRDFTKNALSDKGFSLELAFQAGVISRNEENFSYYDRFSGRIMIPIRNHQGYIVGYTARSMDGREPKYLNTPETSIFQKRRLLYNLSDARKDIRKQDEVILMEGHLDIIKVKMTDVNNVIGLMGTALSEQHIQVLNRLASNVTLMFDGDQAGQNAQLSLGADLLEGGLNVFIISMPKGMDPDEYIEKYGAEVFRNLVKNEKRHYIHFKAEHLLEESMNNDMAFSNNLKMLTDHLKHVKDQVIRERLIQHISQLYKVDRKSIEQNVPNQAPPTSSGTVARPRQLPLRERKERYLLRALMKDRGLFLNFRDNISEEVLTAPRYYVIFKGLCTYFDKHDEFELSSFSQYIEGEYFSTAVEVEELLINADITTEEVNDYIEDLSGIRNSEKEKQSLYQQLQEAENSNDIELQIKLAQQLNEINSRYKR comes from the coding sequence TTGAGAATACCAGATGAAACAGTAGAAGCAGTTAAACAGGGGACCGACATCACTGAACTTGTTTCCAGTTATATCAAGCTGGAAAAAAGGGGACGGAACTATGTCGGTCTCTGTCCATTCCACAATGAAAAGACGCCTTCTTTCACAGTCAGCCCGGACAAGCAGATATGCCATTGTTTCGGGTGCAAGAAGGGCGGCAATGTCCTGCAGTTCTATATGGAGGTCGAGAACGTCTCGTTTGCTGATGCAGTCCGCAAACTCGGAAAGCCGCTCGGCATCGAGATTGCCGCGACCGAACAAGTTGCCAACGACAGTGAAATGCAGCTCATCAGAATCCATGAATACCTCACCGACCTGTATCATCATATACTGATGCATACAAAAGAGGGCGAGGGCGCCCTCAAGTACCTGGAGGACAGAGGATTTTCGGGGGACATCATACGCAAGGAGAAGATCGGTATAGCGCCGGATATGCGCGACTTTACAAAAAATGCCCTGTCCGATAAAGGGTTCAGCCTGGAGCTCGCCTTCCAGGCCGGGGTCATTTCGCGGAATGAGGAGAACTTCTCCTATTATGACCGGTTCAGCGGCCGGATCATGATTCCGATCAGGAACCACCAGGGATACATTGTCGGCTATACGGCAAGAAGCATGGATGGACGGGAGCCGAAGTACCTGAACACACCGGAGACATCCATATTCCAGAAGCGGCGTCTCCTCTATAATCTGAGCGATGCCCGAAAGGACATCAGGAAGCAGGATGAAGTCATCCTGATGGAAGGCCACCTCGACATCATCAAGGTGAAGATGACGGATGTGAATAATGTCATAGGACTTATGGGGACCGCCCTGAGTGAACAGCATATCCAGGTGCTGAACCGCCTGGCATCCAATGTTACCCTGATGTTCGATGGGGACCAGGCAGGGCAGAATGCCCAGCTTTCCCTCGGTGCCGACCTTCTGGAGGGCGGACTCAACGTATTTATCATCTCCATGCCAAAAGGCATGGATCCTGATGAGTATATAGAAAAATATGGGGCGGAAGTATTCCGGAACCTCGTCAAAAATGAAAAGCGGCATTACATCCACTTCAAAGCCGAGCATCTGCTCGAGGAGAGCATGAATAACGACATGGCCTTCTCGAACAACCTCAAGATGCTTACCGACCACCTCAAACACGTCAAAGACCAGGTGATCAGGGAGCGTCTGATCCAGCATATCAGCCAGCTGTACAAGGTGGATCGCAAGTCAATAGAACAGAATGTCCCGAACCAGGCGCCCCCAACTTCCTCAGGGACAGTGGCCAGACCCAGACAGCTCCCCCTCCGGGAGCGGAAGGAACGCTACCTCCTCCGGGCCCTGATGAAGGACAGGGGTCTATTTTTAAATTTCCGGGACAATATAAGTGAAGAAGTGTTAACCGCACCCCGTTATTATGTTATATTTAAAGGGTTGTGCACATATTTTGACAAACATGATGAATTTGAATTATCATCATTCAGCCAATATATTGAGGGAGAATACTTCAGCACTGCTGTAGAAGTGGAAGAACTGCTCATAAATGCAGATATCACGACCGAAGAAGTAAATGATTATATAGAAGACTTAAGTGGTATTAGGAATAGTGAGAAAGAGAAACAGTCGCTATACCAGCAGCTGCAGGAAGCAGAAAACAGCAATGACATCGAACTCCAGATCAAGTTGGCACAGCAGTTGAATGAGATTAACAGTCGCTATAAAAGGTGA
- a CDS encoding c-type cytochrome encodes MNRNPIVPFILIIFLGIGLVFLLSSQGANQEEEGGGEETASEEGGEGGGESGGEASSGDFDAEGFARDNCASCHGQDFSGGMGPALAGTGLSEEEFSTTVREGPGSMPAFSQDQIADEDLSTLYQFFSEQ; translated from the coding sequence ATGAATCGTAATCCGATCGTGCCTTTTATACTTATCATCTTCCTAGGCATCGGGCTTGTATTCCTGCTTTCTTCTCAGGGCGCCAACCAGGAAGAGGAAGGCGGAGGAGAAGAGACAGCTAGCGAAGAAGGTGGAGAAGGCGGAGGCGAAAGCGGAGGAGAAGCTTCTTCCGGGGATTTTGACGCTGAAGGATTTGCACGTGACAATTGTGCATCCTGTCACGGACAGGACTTCTCAGGCGGTATGGGACCTGCACTGGCGGGCACCGGTCTTTCTGAAGAAGAATTCAGTACTACAGTAAGGGAAGGTCCAGGATCCATGCCTGCATTCAGCCAGGATCAGATCGCAGATGAAGACCTGTCTACGCTGTACCAGTTCTTCTCAGAACAATAA
- a CDS encoding Nif3-like dinuclear metal center hexameric protein encodes MKIKELMGILDGIAPFKDSEKWDNTGLLVGDMEDDAKGILTTLDCSHETVEEAVEKGTNVIIAHHPLIFPKVSNVTETGVGGIIRQLIRNDINLIAMHTNLDHQPHGVSHMIAEVLGYDHTEILIKHEYFYKKLRINVPEEDVDQLKQDLSDAGVGNQGDYSECFFEYPVKGQFRPNDEANPHIGTQGELEHVDEYIVEAIFEAAHEQQVIDALIEAHPYEEPAYDVLTLKKPSDKGLGVKFDYEGSIESLVGLIRERTGHGIVNVVNANSGSINKVGIIGGSGMSYIDEAFSQGVDVLITGDVKYHEAYDAKLAGRNIIDVGHYMEVFMAEGLKHLVEAHVELDVHATGVSTNPFG; translated from the coding sequence GTGAAGATCAAAGAACTGATGGGAATCCTTGATGGAATCGCCCCTTTCAAGGACAGCGAGAAATGGGATAACACCGGGCTGCTGGTGGGGGATATGGAAGATGATGCCAAAGGCATTCTGACAACCCTTGACTGCTCCCACGAGACGGTGGAAGAGGCAGTGGAAAAGGGGACAAATGTCATCATTGCCCATCACCCACTGATTTTCCCGAAAGTTTCAAATGTCACGGAGACAGGCGTCGGCGGCATCATCAGACAGCTGATCCGCAATGACATCAACCTCATCGCCATGCACACGAACCTTGACCATCAGCCGCATGGCGTCAGCCATATGATTGCAGAAGTGCTCGGATATGATCATACGGAAATATTGATCAAGCATGAGTACTTCTACAAGAAGCTCAGGATCAATGTACCTGAAGAGGATGTCGATCAGTTGAAGCAGGACCTCTCGGATGCAGGCGTCGGCAATCAGGGCGACTACTCAGAATGCTTCTTCGAATATCCGGTGAAAGGTCAGTTCAGACCGAATGACGAGGCGAACCCGCATATAGGCACCCAAGGGGAACTGGAACACGTGGATGAATATATTGTGGAAGCGATATTCGAAGCAGCACATGAGCAGCAGGTGATCGATGCACTGATCGAGGCCCACCCCTATGAGGAGCCGGCATACGATGTGCTCACCCTAAAGAAGCCGAGTGATAAAGGGCTTGGCGTCAAGTTCGACTATGAGGGTTCGATTGAATCCCTGGTCGGCCTGATCAGGGAGCGGACCGGCCACGGCATCGTCAATGTAGTCAACGCCAACTCCGGAAGCATAAACAAGGTGGGCATCATCGGCGGTTCCGGCATGAGCTACATCGATGAAGCATTCTCACAGGGAGTAGACGTGCTCATCACTGGAGATGTCAAATACCATGAAGCCTACGATGCGAAACTTGCCGGCAGGAACATCATCGATGTCGGCCACTACATGGAAGTGTTCATGGCAGAAGGCCTGAAGCATCTCGTGGAAGCGCATGTCGAACTGGATGTCCATGCAACCGGAGTGTCCACCAATCCTTTCGGATAA
- a CDS encoding deoxyribonuclease IV, translating to MLIGSHVSMSGKKMLEAASISAKSYGANTFMIYTGAPQNTRRKKIEDLNIEAGKRHMADHGMSNIVVHAPYIINIANSEREGVFEHGVEFLQEEIVRTEHLGSNQIVLHPGSHVGTGAERGIRSIIEGLNEVLTNDNDVQIALETMAGKGSEVGRTFEEIAQIIDGVTNNERLSVCFDTCHVHDAGYDIVNDFDGVLDEFDRIIGKDRIKVLHINDSKNERGAHKDRHENIGFGHIGFDALSYVINHPDFEEIPKILETPFVGPDKKNRVAPYAHEIEMIRSGSFNPSLKEEINPMMAGVQE from the coding sequence ATGCTTATAGGATCACACGTTTCAATGAGCGGCAAGAAAATGCTGGAGGCGGCAAGCATCAGCGCCAAAAGCTATGGAGCAAACACATTCATGATCTATACAGGTGCACCGCAGAACACGAGAAGGAAGAAGATCGAAGATCTGAACATAGAGGCCGGCAAACGGCATATGGCGGATCATGGCATGTCCAATATTGTCGTCCATGCACCTTACATCATCAATATTGCCAATTCCGAACGTGAAGGTGTATTTGAACACGGTGTGGAATTCCTGCAGGAGGAGATTGTTCGGACAGAGCACCTGGGCAGCAACCAGATCGTCCTCCACCCCGGAAGCCATGTTGGTACAGGTGCAGAACGTGGAATCAGGTCGATCATCGAGGGGCTCAATGAAGTGCTGACGAATGACAATGATGTTCAGATCGCCCTCGAGACGATGGCGGGCAAAGGCTCTGAAGTCGGCCGCACATTCGAAGAGATTGCACAGATCATCGATGGCGTGACGAACAATGAAAGGTTGAGTGTATGCTTCGATACATGCCACGTGCATGATGCAGGCTATGATATCGTCAATGATTTTGATGGTGTACTTGATGAGTTCGACCGCATCATCGGCAAGGACCGCATAAAAGTCCTTCATATCAACGACTCCAAAAATGAACGGGGCGCCCACAAGGACCGCCACGAGAATATCGGCTTCGGCCATATCGGTTTCGACGCCCTTTCATATGTCATCAATCATCCCGATTTCGAGGAAATACCAAAAATACTTGAGACACCATTTGTCGGACCGGATAAGAAGAACAGGGTTGCCCCTTATGCACATGAGATCGAAATGATCAGAAGCGGCAGCTTCAATCCTTCACTTAAAGAGGAAATCAATCCGATGATGGCAGGAGTACAGGAGTAA
- a CDS encoding tRNA (adenine(22)-N(1))-methyltransferase, translating into MLDARLQKVSEFIIGEKLLDIGSDHAYLPIEAIRNGAAKQAICGEIVKGPFDSTVNNIRREGMEDSIEARFGSGLEVISPDDAVDTVTICGMGGPLIAEILEDGLHNLGGQPRLVLQANTYTYPIRKVLAESNYRIIDETVVRDGRHFYEIIVAEAGESGYDEKQLVFGPVLLEKKEQAFIEKLERELEHQQNIYNNLKKNSSNNEKINEVANTINALKEVLEQ; encoded by the coding sequence ATGCTAGATGCAAGATTACAGAAAGTTTCAGAATTCATCATCGGGGAAAAGCTTCTGGATATCGGTTCCGACCATGCGTACCTTCCCATAGAGGCGATCAGGAACGGTGCAGCCAAGCAGGCGATATGCGGGGAAATCGTCAAGGGGCCCTTCGACTCCACTGTGAACAATATCAGAAGGGAGGGCATGGAGGACAGTATCGAAGCACGATTCGGTTCAGGATTGGAAGTGATCTCACCGGATGATGCGGTGGATACTGTCACCATCTGCGGCATGGGTGGACCGCTCATTGCTGAAATACTCGAAGATGGTCTCCATAATCTCGGCGGACAGCCTCGTCTGGTGCTTCAGGCAAATACGTATACCTACCCGATACGGAAAGTACTTGCAGAATCCAACTATCGCATCATCGATGAAACAGTGGTCCGTGACGGCCGTCATTTCTATGAGATCATCGTCGCTGAAGCGGGAGAATCCGGTTATGATGAAAAGCAGCTGGTTTTCGGCCCGGTTCTCCTTGAAAAAAAGGAACAGGCGTTTATTGAAAAGCTGGAAAGGGAACTGGAACATCAGCAGAACATTTATAATAACCTGAAGAAGAATTCTTCGAATAATGAAAAAATCAATGAAGTTGCAAATACAATCAATGCATTGAAAGAGGTGCTCGAACAGTGA
- a CDS encoding metal ABC transporter ATP-binding protein, which yields MEHPIFELNNISYIYRDKMETTPALKDINLSVHKGDFVALVGPNGSGKTTLIKLILGVLKLQSGEIYINGNSLRNFHAWQEVGYVSQKSNSFSKGFPATVSEVVLSGLTKAKGLFRRFGREDYRKLDEVLSLLNISHLKNKNISLLSGGQTQRVFIARALINNPSILVLDEPTVGIDAKHVKEFYDVLFRLKEQSVTILLVTHDIGVVVDHADEVACLNEHLHFHGTNHEFKNLGEAELSKIYGFPLQLVSHDHERACCE from the coding sequence ATGGAGCATCCGATATTCGAACTGAACAACATCTCCTATATCTATAGGGACAAGATGGAAACGACACCGGCATTGAAAGATATCAACCTCAGTGTCCATAAGGGCGATTTTGTCGCACTTGTGGGGCCGAACGGCTCCGGCAAGACCACCCTGATCAAACTGATCCTCGGTGTCCTCAAACTGCAGAGCGGGGAAATATACATCAATGGCAACAGTCTGCGCAATTTCCATGCGTGGCAGGAAGTCGGCTATGTCTCCCAGAAATCCAACAGCTTCTCAAAAGGTTTTCCGGCAACGGTCAGCGAAGTTGTACTCAGCGGTTTGACGAAGGCGAAAGGCCTGTTCAGACGATTCGGCAGGGAAGACTACAGAAAGCTCGATGAAGTGCTGAGTCTGCTCAATATCAGCCATCTGAAGAATAAGAACATCTCCCTCCTGTCCGGCGGACAGACCCAGCGTGTCTTCATCGCGCGGGCACTGATCAACAATCCGAGCATCCTAGTTCTTGATGAACCGACTGTCGGTATCGATGCAAAGCATGTCAAGGAGTTCTATGATGTACTGTTCAGGCTCAAGGAGCAGTCCGTGACCATCCTCCTTGTGACCCACGACATCGGCGTAGTCGTCGATCATGCAGATGAAGTTGCCTGTCTGAATGAGCATCTGCATTTCCATGGCACCAACCATGAATTCAAGAATCTTGGCGAAGCGGAACTGTCCAAAATATATGGTTTCCCGCTGCAGCTCGTCTCCCACGATCACGAAAGGGCGTGCTGTGAATGA
- a CDS encoding 4-hydroxy-3-methylbut-2-enyl diphosphate reductase encodes MDIIKISPRGYCYGVVDAMVIARNASMDKTLPRPIYILGMIVHNKHVTDAFEEDGIVTLDGANRLEILEGINEGTVIFTAHGVSPQVKQRAKEKGLTCIDATCPDVEVTHQLIRERTREGYDVVYIGKKGHPEPEGAVGVSPDHVHLVETIDEVKALPGDLANKKLIVTNQTTMSQWDVGHLMDQLKVQYPHIEVHKEICLATQVRQEAVAEQAQEADLLIVVGDPKSNNSNRLAQVSKEIAHTNAHRISSLSELKTEWLEDIDSVAITAGASTPTPIVKEVIDYIKEYDKENRSEPVSTVPKNKILPKIKKAKPVKIME; translated from the coding sequence ATGGATATTATTAAGATAAGCCCACGCGGGTATTGTTATGGCGTTGTAGATGCAATGGTGATTGCGAGGAATGCGTCTATGGACAAGACACTGCCCCGCCCAATATATATTCTCGGCATGATCGTCCACAATAAGCATGTGACGGATGCATTTGAAGAAGACGGCATCGTCACACTGGATGGTGCCAATAGACTTGAAATACTGGAAGGGATCAATGAGGGTACGGTGATCTTTACCGCACACGGCGTCTCCCCGCAAGTCAAGCAGCGTGCAAAAGAAAAAGGCCTGACATGCATCGATGCCACATGCCCGGATGTTGAAGTGACCCACCAGCTCATCCGTGAGCGGACACGCGAGGGGTATGACGTCGTCTATATCGGCAAGAAGGGCCACCCGGAGCCGGAAGGCGCTGTTGGCGTTTCACCGGACCACGTCCATCTCGTCGAAACGATCGACGAAGTCAAAGCGCTGCCTGGGGACCTGGCCAACAAGAAACTCATCGTCACCAATCAGACGACAATGAGCCAATGGGATGTCGGCCATCTCATGGATCAGCTGAAAGTACAGTATCCGCACATCGAAGTGCACAAGGAAATCTGTCTGGCCACACAGGTCCGTCAGGAAGCGGTCGCCGAACAGGCGCAGGAAGCCGATCTCCTGATTGTCGTCGGAGACCCTAAAAGCAACAACTCCAACCGTCTGGCCCAGGTTTCAAAAGAGATCGCGCATACAAACGCCCACCGGATCAGCTCCTTGAGTGAACTGAAGACGGAATGGCTCGAGGACATAGACAGCGTTGCCATTACAGCAGGCGCCTCCACACCGACGCCGATCGTCAAGGAAGTTATTGACTACATCAAGGAGTATGACAAGGAAAACCGGTCCGAACCGGTGTCTACAGTACCAAAAAACAAGATACTGCCAAAGATCAAGAAGGCGAAGCCTGTAAAGATCATGGAATAG